A stretch of the Bubalus kerabau isolate K-KA32 ecotype Philippines breed swamp buffalo chromosome 11, PCC_UOA_SB_1v2, whole genome shotgun sequence genome encodes the following:
- the MPV17 gene encoding protein Mpv17 isoform X1, whose protein sequence is MEMALWRAYQRALTAHPWKVQVLTAGSLMGLGDVISQQLVERRGLRAHQAGRTLTMASLGCGFVFLSGPCGRRLVQSFGPAHSWHHQGGCTKEDAAGSGGLCPMFSGLFPPTGWDPQWTVSPGQLGQTPAALACRAVGQLLPGSSSLQVGCGPVCCCYLELLPVLEGTSALSRLHPITSTL, encoded by the exons ATG GAAATGGCACTTTGGCGGGCCTACCAGCGGGCTCTGACTGCTCACCCGTGGAAGGTACAGGTCCTGACAGCTG GGTCTCTGATGGGCCTGGGTGATGTGATCTCACAGCAGCTGGTGGAGAGGCGAGGTCTGCGGGCACACCAAGCTGGCCGGACCCTGACAATGGCCTCCCTGGGCTGTGGCTTTGTG TTCCTTTCAGGGCCCTGTGGTAGGAGGCTGGTACAGAGTTTTGGACCGGCTCATTCCTGGCACCACCAAGGTGGATGCACTAAAGAAGATGCTGCTGGATCAG GGGGGCTTTGCCCCATGTTTTCTGGGCTGTTTCCTCCCACTGGTTGGGACCCTCAATGGACTGTCAGCCCAGGACAACTGGGCCAAACTCCAGCGG CTCTGGCCTGCCGTGCAGTTGGCCAACTTCTACCTGGTTCCTCTTCATTACAG GTTGGCTGTGGTCCAGTGTGTTGCTGTTATCTGGAACTCCTACCTGTCCTGGAAGGCACATCGGCTCTAAGTCGGCTTCACCCCATCACTTCCACCTTGTAG
- the MPV17 gene encoding protein Mpv17 isoform X4, translating into MEMALWRAYQRALTAHPWKVQVLTAGSLMGLGDVISQQLVERRGLRAHQAGRTLTMASLGCGFVGPVVGGWYRVLDRLIPGTTKVDALKKMLLDQGGFAPCFLGCFLPLVGTLNGLSAQDNWAKLQRLWPAVQLANFYLVPLHYRLAVVQCVAVIWNSYLSWKAHRL; encoded by the exons ATG GAAATGGCACTTTGGCGGGCCTACCAGCGGGCTCTGACTGCTCACCCGTGGAAGGTACAGGTCCTGACAGCTG GGTCTCTGATGGGCCTGGGTGATGTGATCTCACAGCAGCTGGTGGAGAGGCGAGGTCTGCGGGCACACCAAGCTGGCCGGACCCTGACAATGGCCTCCCTGGGCTGTGGCTTTGTG GGCCCTGTGGTAGGAGGCTGGTACAGAGTTTTGGACCGGCTCATTCCTGGCACCACCAAGGTGGATGCACTAAAGAAGATGCTGCTGGATCAG GGGGGCTTTGCCCCATGTTTTCTGGGCTGTTTCCTCCCACTGGTTGGGACCCTCAATGGACTGTCAGCCCAGGACAACTGGGCCAAACTCCAGCGG CTCTGGCCTGCCGTGCAGTTGGCCAACTTCTACCTGGTTCCTCTTCATTACAG GTTGGCTGTGGTCCAGTGTGTTGCTGTTATCTGGAACTCCTACCTGTCCTGGAAGGCACATCGGCTCTAA
- the MPV17 gene encoding protein Mpv17 isoform X2, which translates to MALWRAYQRALTAHPWKVQVLTAGSLMGLGDVISQQLVERRGLRAHQAGRTLTMASLGCGFVFLSGPCGRRLVQSFGPAHSWHHQGGCTKEDAAGSGGLCPMFSGLFPPTGWDPQWTVSPGQLGQTPAALACRAVGQLLPGSSSLQVGCGPVCCCYLELLPVLEGTSALSRLHPITSTL; encoded by the exons ATGGCACTTTGGCGGGCCTACCAGCGGGCTCTGACTGCTCACCCGTGGAAGGTACAGGTCCTGACAGCTG GGTCTCTGATGGGCCTGGGTGATGTGATCTCACAGCAGCTGGTGGAGAGGCGAGGTCTGCGGGCACACCAAGCTGGCCGGACCCTGACAATGGCCTCCCTGGGCTGTGGCTTTGTG TTCCTTTCAGGGCCCTGTGGTAGGAGGCTGGTACAGAGTTTTGGACCGGCTCATTCCTGGCACCACCAAGGTGGATGCACTAAAGAAGATGCTGCTGGATCAG GGGGGCTTTGCCCCATGTTTTCTGGGCTGTTTCCTCCCACTGGTTGGGACCCTCAATGGACTGTCAGCCCAGGACAACTGGGCCAAACTCCAGCGG CTCTGGCCTGCCGTGCAGTTGGCCAACTTCTACCTGGTTCCTCTTCATTACAG GTTGGCTGTGGTCCAGTGTGTTGCTGTTATCTGGAACTCCTACCTGTCCTGGAAGGCACATCGGCTCTAAGTCGGCTTCACCCCATCACTTCCACCTTGTAG
- the MPV17 gene encoding protein Mpv17 isoform X5: MGLGDVISQQLVERRGLRAHQAGRTLTMASLGCGFVFLSGPCGRRLVQSFGPAHSWHHQGGCTKEDAAGSGGLCPMFSGLFPPTGWDPQWTVSPGQLGQTPAALACRAVGQLLPGSSSLQVGCGPVCCCYLELLPVLEGTSALSRLHPITSTL; this comes from the exons ATGGGCCTGGGTGATGTGATCTCACAGCAGCTGGTGGAGAGGCGAGGTCTGCGGGCACACCAAGCTGGCCGGACCCTGACAATGGCCTCCCTGGGCTGTGGCTTTGTG TTCCTTTCAGGGCCCTGTGGTAGGAGGCTGGTACAGAGTTTTGGACCGGCTCATTCCTGGCACCACCAAGGTGGATGCACTAAAGAAGATGCTGCTGGATCAG GGGGGCTTTGCCCCATGTTTTCTGGGCTGTTTCCTCCCACTGGTTGGGACCCTCAATGGACTGTCAGCCCAGGACAACTGGGCCAAACTCCAGCGG CTCTGGCCTGCCGTGCAGTTGGCCAACTTCTACCTGGTTCCTCTTCATTACAG GTTGGCTGTGGTCCAGTGTGTTGCTGTTATCTGGAACTCCTACCTGTCCTGGAAGGCACATCGGCTCTAAGTCGGCTTCACCCCATCACTTCCACCTTGTAG
- the MPV17 gene encoding protein Mpv17 isoform X3, whose protein sequence is MEMALWRAYQRALTAHPWKVQVLTAGSLMGLGDVISQQLVERRGLRAHQAGRTLTMASLGCGFVGPVVGGWYRVLDRLIPGTTKVDALKKMLLDQGGFAPCFLGCFLPLVGTLNGLSAQDNWAKLQRDFPDALITNYYLWPAVQLANFYLVPLHYRLAVVQCVAVIWNSYLSWKAHRL, encoded by the exons ATG GAAATGGCACTTTGGCGGGCCTACCAGCGGGCTCTGACTGCTCACCCGTGGAAGGTACAGGTCCTGACAGCTG GGTCTCTGATGGGCCTGGGTGATGTGATCTCACAGCAGCTGGTGGAGAGGCGAGGTCTGCGGGCACACCAAGCTGGCCGGACCCTGACAATGGCCTCCCTGGGCTGTGGCTTTGTG GGCCCTGTGGTAGGAGGCTGGTACAGAGTTTTGGACCGGCTCATTCCTGGCACCACCAAGGTGGATGCACTAAAGAAGATGCTGCTGGATCAG GGGGGCTTTGCCCCATGTTTTCTGGGCTGTTTCCTCCCACTGGTTGGGACCCTCAATGGACTGTCAGCCCAGGACAACTGGGCCAAACTCCAGCGG GACTTTCCTGATGCTCTCATCACCAACTACTAT CTCTGGCCTGCCGTGCAGTTGGCCAACTTCTACCTGGTTCCTCTTCATTACAG GTTGGCTGTGGTCCAGTGTGTTGCTGTTATCTGGAACTCCTACCTGTCCTGGAAGGCACATCGGCTCTAA
- the MPV17 gene encoding protein Mpv17 isoform X6 has protein sequence MGLGDVISQQLVERRGLRAHQAGRTLTMASLGCGFVGPVVGGWYRVLDRLIPGTTKVDALKKMLLDQGGFAPCFLGCFLPLVGTLNGLSAQDNWAKLQRDFPDALITNYYLWPAVQLANFYLVPLHYRLAVVQCVAVIWNSYLSWKAHRL, from the exons ATGGGCCTGGGTGATGTGATCTCACAGCAGCTGGTGGAGAGGCGAGGTCTGCGGGCACACCAAGCTGGCCGGACCCTGACAATGGCCTCCCTGGGCTGTGGCTTTGTG GGCCCTGTGGTAGGAGGCTGGTACAGAGTTTTGGACCGGCTCATTCCTGGCACCACCAAGGTGGATGCACTAAAGAAGATGCTGCTGGATCAG GGGGGCTTTGCCCCATGTTTTCTGGGCTGTTTCCTCCCACTGGTTGGGACCCTCAATGGACTGTCAGCCCAGGACAACTGGGCCAAACTCCAGCGG GACTTTCCTGATGCTCTCATCACCAACTACTAT CTCTGGCCTGCCGTGCAGTTGGCCAACTTCTACCTGGTTCCTCTTCATTACAG GTTGGCTGTGGTCCAGTGTGTTGCTGTTATCTGGAACTCCTACCTGTCCTGGAAGGCACATCGGCTCTAA